Proteins encoded in a region of the Saccharomyces eubayanus strain FM1318 chromosome V, whole genome shotgun sequence genome:
- the FTR1 gene encoding high-affinity iron permease FTR1, which produces MPNKVFNVAVFFVVFRECLEAVIIISVLLSFLSQAIGHKDPVLYRKLKIQVWTGVVLGFIICLAIGAGFIGAYYSLQKDIFGTAEDLWEGIFCMIATVMISMMGIPMLRMNKMQSKWRVKIARSLVEVPHRKRDYFKIGFLSRRYAMFILPFITVMREGLEAVVFVAGAGITTQGSHASAYPLPVVVGLICGGLVGFLLYYGASKSSLQIFLILSTSILYLISAGLFSRGAWYFENYRFNLASGGDASEGGDGNGSYNIRKAVYHVNCCNPELDNGWDIFNALLGWQNTGYLSSMLCYNIYWLVLIIVLSLMIFEERRGHLPFAKNLQMKHINPGYWIKNKKKQELTEEQKKQLFAKVDNINFNQDGEINVQDDEDEVPEQTTTSRSSSGNVVMDKEAPHVKIESI; this is translated from the coding sequence ATGCCTAACAAAGTTTTTAACGTGGCTGTTTTCTTCGTTGTGTTCAGAGAGTGTTTGGAAGCCGTGATTATTATCTCCGTGCTGCTGTCGTTTTTGAGCCAGGCGATCGGGCACAAGGACCCGGTGTTGTACCGTAAGTTGAAGATCCAGGTGTGGACCGGGGTGGTGCTCGGGTTCATCATCTGTCTGGCCATCGGTGCTGGTTTCATCGGTGCGTACTACTCTTTGCAAAAGGACATTTTCGGGACTGCCGAGGATCTGTGGGAAGGTATTTTTTGTATGATCGCGACGGTAATGATCTCCATGATGGGGATTCCGATGTTGAGAATGAACAAGATGCAGAGTAAGTGGAGAGTRAAGATCGCGCGGTCTTTGGTCGAGGTTCCTCACCGTAAGAGAGACTACTTCAAGATCGGGTTTTTGAGTAGAAGATACGCCATGTTTATTCTGCCCTTCATCACGGTGATGAGAGAAGGGTTGGAAGCGGTTGTTTTCGTTGCCGGTGCCGGTATCACCACACAGGGCTCGCACGCCTCCGCGTACCCGCTGCCTGTTGTGGTCGGTTTGATCTGTGGTGGTTTGGTCGGGTTCCTGTTGTACTACGGTGCCTCCAAATCTTCGCTGCAGATTTTCTTGATCCTGTCCACCTCGATTTTGTATCTGATTTCCGCCGGTCTTTTCTCCCGTGGTGCTTGGTACTTTGAAAACTATAGATTCAACCTTGCTAGTGGTGGTGACGCCTCCGAAGGTGGTGACGGTAATGGGTCTTACAACATCAGAAAGGCCGTGTACCACGTCAACTGCTGCAACCCGGAACTGGACAACGGGTGGGATATCTTCAACGCTTTGCTCGGATGGCAAAACACCGGGTACCTGTCCTCCATGTTGTGTTACAACATCTATTGGCTGGTGCTTATTATCGTGTTGAGTCTGATgatctttgaagaaagacgCGGCCACTTGCCCTTCGCCAAGAACTTGCAGATGAAACACATCAACCCAGGCTACTGgatcaagaacaagaagaaacaagaattgACCGAGgagcaaaagaaacaattgTTCGCCAAGGTGGACAACATCAACTTCAACCAGGACGGTGAAATCAACGTGCAAGACGACGAGGACGAAGTCCCTGAACAAACCACCACCAGCCGTTCCTCGTCCGGGAACGTCGTCATGGACAAGGAGGCCCCACACGTCAAAATCGAATCCATTTAA
- the LSM5 gene encoding RNA-binding protein LSM5: MVTTSTHAGQTTHTHTHTQKHTMSLPEILPLEVIDKTINQRVLIVLQSNREFEGTLVGFDDFVNVILEDAVEWLIDPEDETKNKKVMQHHGRMLLSGNNIAILVPGGKKSPAQAL, encoded by the coding sequence ATGGTTACAACAAGCACTCATGCAGGGCAAAccacacacacacacacacacacacagAAGCACACAATGAGTCTACCGGAGATTTTGCCCTTGGAGGTCATAGACAAAACAATCAACCAGAGAGTGCTGATCGTGCTGCAGTCGAACCGCGAATTTGAGGGCACGCTGGTCGGCTTCGACGACTTCGTCAACGTCATACTGGAGGACGCTGTTGAGTGGCTCATCGACCCGGAGGACGAGaccaagaacaagaaggtCATGCAACACCACGGCAGAATGCTTTTGAGCGGCAACAACATCGCCATTCTTGTGCCAGGCGGCAAAAAGTCCCCTGCCCAGGCGTTGTAG
- the SCC4 gene encoding cohesin-loading factor complex subunit SCC4: MENSGHRLSISQVYQLAHEYRDHAYSVASKISSEEELKQYYTLINMSIRMFQMMKGKCTLSVVEDSKITFEMVELLIHETHNFDLAELYISSLKERLQTHQNSMCVVEEVMHCEFLLVHDLPLMRDTKFHYKIALRNCNELVQYMTSLKDEVYQNWALVFQYVGVALCIKLKQHRRVKTSFAGLLSQCGDKSQWKWFLNLCYVNYLLNERFPIPEAAIEELRSTELDTVGPRLYAWKLALNMVIQVYKDGNITEHLNEFKRFFDVNKQSLVNDEDKGCMISIAPGVTLKVDLPIIFHYKELKNILLLLQSVSYIVNCYDGKGNFSRKFLPKVHSTTQKLMKTIGTGGVSMNELDSRVQTYKSILDFCDFYKVWEEILLNGAVVEAAAASSSSSSSSSNLGPSPAYTKLLQAMQVQFQGGGGVEEYTRLAQSGGTSSEVKMISLLNCYTVQAAKVSRCPGDKQAQLVEQCNKVWQQVERLLRETDLQFNPIWECTVTILWLFSHFEPFSWNPLPCSDKERAEYMSKLREFYSSNKFASGGGAVDERFKLKKALLLQVLVNYLGGRMLEHDLEEIRGISGKCFDMCRHQGGMDKVQYVVGIWHLMNCTVGMRGKDVALTNAKLEALVKQITSGEQSKAKK; the protein is encoded by the coding sequence ATGGAAAATTCTGGTCATAGACTTAGTATATCACAGGTATATCAACTAGCTCACGAATACCGAGACCATGCATACTCTGTTGCAAGCAAGATCAGTTCCGAAGAGGAGCTGAAGCAGTATTACACCCTGATAAATATGTCTATCCGGATGTTTCAAATGATGAAGGGAAAATGCACGCTCTCCGTCGTGGAGGATAGCAAGATCACGTTTGAGATGGTGGAGTTACTAATACATGAGACGCATAACTTCGATTTAGCCGAGTTGTACATTTCAAGTTTGAAGGAACGGTTGCAAACGCACCAGAACAGCATGTGTGTGGTGGAAGAGGTCATGCATTGCGAGTTTTTATTAGTACACGATCTACCATTGATGAGAGATACGAAGTTCCATTACAAGATTGCGCTAAGAAACTGTAATGAGTTAGTGCAGTACATGACGAGTTTAAAGGACGAAGTCTACCAAAATTGGGCATTAGTATTCCAGTATGTTGGGGTGGCACTTTGTATCAAACTGAAACAGCACCGTAGGGTGAAAACGAGTTTCGCTGGGTTGCTCTCGCAATGCGGGGATAAGTCACAATGGAAGTGGTTCCTGAACTTGTGCTACGTGAACTACTTACTGAACGAGAGATTCCCCATCCCTGAAGCTGCAATTGAAGAGTTGAGAAGCACGGAGTTGGACACGGTGGGACCCAGGCTATATGCATGGAAGTTGGCGTTGAACATGGTGATCCAAGTTTACAAAGACGGGAACATTACAGAGCATCTGAACGAGTTCAAGAGATTTTTCGATGTGAACAAGCAGTCGTTGGtcaatgatgaagacaaagGGTGCATGATCAGTATTGCACCTGGGGTGACGTTGAAAGTGGACCTGCCAATAATTTTCCACTACAAggaactgaaaaatattctgtTGTTACTGCAAAGCGTAAGCTACATCGTGAACTGCTACGACGGGAAGGGGAACTTCTCGAGGAAGTTTCTGCCCAAAGTGCATTCCACGACGCAGAAGCTGATGAAGACTATCGGGACAGGCGGCGTGTCGATGAACGAGCTGGACTCACGGGTCCAAACGTACAAGAGCATTCTTGATTTCTGCGACTTTTACAAAGTGTGGGAGGAAATACTGCTGAATGGCGCCGTGGTTGAGGCGGCGGCGgcgtcgtcgtcgtcgtcgtcgtcgtcgtcaaATCTGGGACCCTCTCCGGCATACACAAAGTTACTACAAGCGATGCAGGTCCAATTTCAAGGCGGGGGGGGTGTGGAGGAGTACACGCGCCTGGCGCAGTCTGGTGGCACGTCGAGCGAAGTAAAGATGATATCGCTGCTAAATTGCTACACCGTGCAAGCGGCGAAGGTGAGCCGGTGTCCGGGAGACAAGCAGGCCCAGCTCGTGGAGCAGTGCAACAAGGTGTGGCAGCAGGTGGAGAGGCTGCTGCGGGAGACAGACCTGCAGTTCAACCCGATATGGGAGTGCACGGTGACGATTCTGTGGCTGTTCAGCCACTTCGAGCCCTTCAGTTGGAACCCGCTGCCGTGCAGCGACAAGGAGCGGGCCGAGTACATGTCGAAGCTTCGCGAGTTCTACTCGAGCAACAAGTTTGCCAGTGGCGGTGGTGCCGTGGACGAGCGGTTCAAGCTCAAGAAGGCGTTGCTGCTGCAGGTGCTGGTGAACTACCTGGGCGGGCGGATGCTCGAACACGACCTGGAGGAGATCCGCGGGATCTCCGGCAAGTGCTTTGACATGTGCCGGCACCAGGGCGGGATGGACAAAGTGCAGTACGTAGTCGGGATATGGCATCTCATGAACTGCACGGTGGGCATGCGGGGCAAAGACGTTGCCCTCACGAACGCGAAGCTGGAGGCGCTGGTGAAGCAAATCACCAGTGGCGAGCAAAGTAAGgccaaaaaataa
- the SPT15 gene encoding TATA-binding protein, with amino-acid sequence MADEERLKEFKEANKIVFDPNTRQVWENQNPDGTKLATTFQSEEDIKRAAPESEKDTSATSGIVPTLQNIVATVTLGCRLDLKTVALHARNAEYNPKRFAAVIMRIREPKTTALIFASGKMVVTGAKSEDDSKLASRKYARIIQKIGFAAKFTDFKIQNIVGSCDVKFPIRLEGLAFSHGTFSSYEPELFPGLIYRMVKPKIVLLIFVSGKIVLTGAKQREEIYQAFEAIYPVLSEFRKM; translated from the coding sequence ATGGCCGATGAGGAACGTTTAAAGGAGTTCAAAGAGGCAAATAAAATAGTGTTTGATCCAAATACCAGACAAGTATGGGAAAACCAGAATCCCGATGGTACAAAGCTAGCAACTACTTTTcaaagtgaagaagacataAAGAGGGCGGCCCCAGAATCTGAAAAGGATACATCTGCCACATCTGGTATTGTTCCAACATTGCAAAATATTGTGGCCACTGTGACTTTGGGTTGTAGGCTGGACTTGAAAACAGTGGCACTACATGCGCGTAATGCGGAGTATAACCCTAAACGTTTCGCTGCTGTTATCATGCGTATCAGAGAGCCAAAAACTACAGCTCTGATTTTTGCATCGGGGAAAATGGTCGTTACCGGTGCCAAAAGTGAAGATGACTCTAAATTAGCCAGTAGAAAATATGCCagaatcattcaaaaaattgggTTTGCTGCCAAATTCACGGACTttaaaatacaaaatattgTCGGTTCGTGTGACGTCAAGTTTCCTATACGTTTGGAAGGGTTGGCATTCAGTCATGGTACTTTCTCCTCTTATGAACCCGAATTATTTCCTGGTTTAATTTATAGAATGGTGAAGCCAAAGATTGTGCTGTTAATTTTCGTTTCTGGTAAGATCGTCCTTACCGGTGCCAAgcaaagagaagaaatatatCAAGCTTTTGAAGCCATATACCCTGTGCTGAGCGAATTTAGAAAAATGTAA
- the PEA2 gene encoding Pea2p: MQKFDLELSRKANPLLFSPERYEEYPLKYDELKEYLFSQNPSHPHHNNRPYTSVDYFDYLLYTSKNDNSEIDLDRKLVSEFALYYVQKNRRNSDDSAPTLNDLLKLKLGSKEWYEMMLEILESINTTGMNQLTRENKNNSFPNSKRAKSSTNTAGVDNFNSSTNHAADATDDTDEVLQELTSFLMSNSIQKGIDIKPIPLDDPVNFLKNGINSILNTCVNLEKTTPLLSASSNPSADQEKNTSNKLDELETAFNDLQLAHNFLTKQFENDRAEYVQDIEKLTRTNRELQDRLLNYHSNLNKTEKKIYDLEQMNKELEEANSKLSSNKSNFSISSPVSSPATWDPASPSSIGSPTGGSGSRSLSIMTGEFKKVLTSTQRKYERELAEEREHRYKLEKELAMLKSEKENTSFALSDAQQSDML; the protein is encoded by the coding sequence ATGCAGAAATTTGATTTAGAGCTTTCAAGAAAGGCAAACCCTCTGCTCTTCAGTCCGGAACGATACGAAGAATATCCACTAAAGTACGATGAACTAAAGGAATATCTCTTTTCACAAAACCCATCTCATCCTCACCATAACAATAGGCCATACACCTCAGTTGATTACTTTGACTATCTATTATATACAAGTAAAAATGATAACTCAGAAATAGACCTCGATAGAAAGCTGGTATCTGAATTTGCATTATATTACGTTCAGAAAAATCGCCGCAACTCTGATGATTCAGCGCCCACGCTTAAtgatttattgaaattaaaaCTTGGCTCTAAGGAATGGTACGAAATGATGCTAGAAATTCTTGAATCTATCAACACCACAGGGATGAACCAGCTAAccagagaaaacaaaaataatagtttCCCAAATTCTAAAAGGGCCAAGTCCTCCACCAACACGGCCGGTGTTGACAACTTCAATAGCAGTACCAATCACGCTGCCGATGCTACCGATGACACGGATGAAGTGCTGCAAGAATTGACCTCCTTTTTGATGTCAAACTCTATTCAAAAAGGTATCGATATCAAACCCATCCCATTAGACGACCCtgtgaattttttgaaaaatggtatAAATTCAATTTTGAACACTTGTGTCAACCTGGAAAAGACTACACCGTTACTATCCGCTTCATCTAACCCTTCCGCAgatcaagagaaaaatacttCTAACAAACTAGATGAGTTGGAGACGGCGTTTAATGATTTGCAACTGGCACATAATTTTTTGACTAAGcaatttgaaaacgatCGTGCCGAATACGTACAagacattgaaaaactgACACGAACTAACAGGGAGTTGCAAGATAGACTACTGAACTATCATTcgaatttgaataaaacagaaaaaaaaatatacgACTTAGAACAAATGAATAAAGAATTAGAGGAAGCAAACAGCAAGTTGAGTTCAAACAAAAGTAATTTTAGTATATCATCACCGGTGAGCTCGCCAGCTACGTGGGATCCGGCTTCTCCCTCTTCTATAGGAAGTCCAACAGGTGGCTCTGGATCACGCTCACTTTCAATAATGACAGGTGAATTTAAAAAAGTGTTGACGAGTAcgcaaagaaaatatgaaaGGGAACTGGCCGAAGAACGTGAACATAGATACAAactagaaaaggaattagCTATGctgaaaagtgaaaaggaaaacacCTCATTTGCACTCAGTGATGCGCAACAATCAGATATGCTATAA
- the SPI1 gene encoding Spi1p gives MLSNAKFLLPLAMASTAFGLVSNSSSSVIVAPSSDAFIGGNGTATSSSVPVFYNSTATTTQYEVVSEFTTYCPEPTTFVTNNATYTVTAPTTLTVTNCPCTIEKPTSKTTASSTHDVETNVNAANGKVIPNALGLAGAVMMLL, from the coding sequence ATGTTGTCTAACGCAAAGTTCCTACTACCATTGGCCATGGCTTCTACCGCTTTCGGGTTGGTATCCAACTCTAGCTCCTCTGTCATTGTGGCGCCATCGAGCGACGCTTTCATCGGCGGTAACGGCACTGCtacctcttcttctgttcCAGTTTTCTACAACTCTACTGCTACCACAACACAATATGAAGTCGTTAGCGAGTTTACTACCTACTGTCCTGAACCAACCACATTCGTAACAAACAACGCTACATACACTGTCACAGCCCCAACGACTCTGACAGTCACCAACTGTCCTTGTACTATCGAGAAGCCAACTTCTAAAACCACAGCTTCCTCTACACATGACGTGGAAACAAACGTCAATGCTGCTAATGGAAAGGTAATTCCAAACGCCTTGGGTTTGGCCGGGGCCGTTATGATGCTATTATAA
- the UBP3 gene encoding mRNA-binding ubiquitin-specific protease UBP3, whose product MNMQDANKEESYSMYPKTSSPPPPTPTNMQIPIYQAPMQMYGYTQAPYLYPTQMPAYSLNMVTQNQAMYHQNTSPHYLPPQNNMNTGSANGNNSINKKKWHSNGPANNSNGQNANSNGTGVNYNKSHNYHHNYSNSHIPMMNGANNGSNNTPVKKQANSSSTNGSTPSPSYNSSPQYDLFKFDVTKLKNLKENSSNSIQLPLFINTTESEFAAASAQRYDLNLKSLNLDSKSLEEHTKEKSTTHHQRESHTISKNGEETEAEVESEVDKETKDRDDKKPPASKDNREHKRKVEPKKDDTEKEQGEEAILEAPVPTVSPLVENEELEEMADEDTAKASSSPTLPTAKSWSAIASDAIKSRQASNKSASGSTISSASASTTATTTPLSTAATAKTNSSLSSKQPQRKDKKYVPPSTKGIEPLGSIALRMCFDPDFISYVLQNKDTENKIPLHSIIPRGIINRANICFMSSVLQVLLYCQPFIDVLNVLSTRNTNSRIGTSSCRLLDACLTMYKQFDMETYEKSLESANENEKSTETDSKKPIKSKNFQHNATAEAVKPDDFYKTLSTIPKFKDLQWGHQEDAEEFLTHLLDQLHEELIFAIDGLTDNEIQNMLQSINDEQLKIFFIRNLSRYGKAEFIKNASPRLKELIEKYGMISDDSTEENGWHEVSGTSKRGKKTKTAAKRTVEIVPSPISKLFGGQFRSVLDIPNNKESQSITLDPFQTIQLDISDSSVNDLETAFKKFSEYELLXFKSSSGNDVEAKKQTFIDKLPQVLLIQFKRFSFINNVDKDNAMTNYNAYNGRIEKIRKKIKYGHELIIPEESMSSITLKSHASGIADRNYKLTGVIYHHGVSSDGGHYTADVYHSEHNKWYRIDDVNIIELEDDDVLKGGEEASDSRTAYILMYQKKN is encoded by the coding sequence ATGAATATGCAAGACGCTAATAAAGAAGAGTCGTACTCAATGTATCCCAAGACCTCTTCTCCGCCACCACCCACACCAACAAACATGCAAATCCCCATCTACCAGGCACCCATGCAGATGTACGGCTACACCCAGGCGCCCTATCTATATCCAACGCAAATGCCCGCGTACTCGCTCAATATGGTCACCCAAAACCAGGCGATGTATCATCAGAATACTAGCCCACACTACCTGCCTCCTCAAAACAACATGAACACCGGGAGCGCCAATGGCAACAACAGCataaacaagaagaagtggcACTCCAACGGGCCTGCCAACAACAGCAATGGCCAGAACGCCAATTCAAACGGCACCGGTGTGAATTACAACAAATCTCACAACTACCACCACAACTACTCAAACAGCCATATCCCCATGATGAACGGCGCAAACAACGGCAGCAACAACACACCCGTCAAGAAGCAGGCCAATTCTTCCAGCACCAATGGCTCGACCCCCTCTCCTTCATACAACTCCTCGCCGCAGTATGACTTATTCAAGTTCGATGTAactaaattgaaaaacctCAAAGAAAACTCGTCAAACTCCATTCAGCTGCCACTGTTCATCAACACCACGGAATCGGAATTCGCTGCGGCAAGTGCCCAGAGATACGATCTAAACTTGAAGTCTTTAAACTTGGACTCCAAAAGTTTGGAAGAACAcactaaagaaaagagcacCACCCATCACCAGAGGGAAAGTCACACGATATCAAAAAACGGCGAAGAAACTGAGGCAGAAGTGGAATCAGAAGTagataaagaaaccaaagatAGAGACGATAAAAAACCACCAGCGAGCAAAGATAACCGCGAACATAAAAGGAAAGTAGAACCAAAGAAAGACGACACCGAGAAGGAACAAGGTGAAGAAGCTATCTTGGAGGCGCCAGTCCCTACCGTTTCGCCTCTTGTGGAAAATGAGGAGTTAGAAGAGATGGCTGACGAAGATACCGCCAAGGCGTCGTCGTCACCTACACTCCCTACTGCCAAATCTTGGTCCGCCATTGCCTCAGACGCAATCAAGAGCAGACAGGCCAGTAACAAGTCAGCCTCGGGTTCCACCATTTCCTCAGCTTCCGCTTctacaacagcaacaaccaCGCCATTATCGACAGCAGCCACAGCAAAAACCAATTCTTCGCTATCATCAAAGCAACCTCAAAGAAAGGACAAAAAATACGTCCCACCTTCCACTAAAGGTATCGAACCACTAGGTTCCATTGCATTAAGAATGTGCTTCGATCCTGATTTCATCAGTTACgttttgcaaaacaaagacACCGAAAATAAGATTCCATTACATTCCATCATTCCAAGAGGTATAATCAATAGGGCCAACATCTGTTTCATGAGTTCTGTATTACAAGTCCTACTTTATTGCCAACCGTTCATCGACGTATTAAACGTCTTGAGCACACGGAACACAAATTCAAGAATAGGAACCTCATCATGCAGACTATTAGATGCCTGCTTAACCATGTATAAACAATTCGATATGGAAACGTATGAAAAATCATTAGAAAGtgcaaatgaaaatgaaaagtcTACAGAGACAGattcaaagaaaccaaTCAAATCTAAGAATTTCCAACACAATGCTACCGCAGAGGCTGTCAAACCGGATGATTTTTACAAGACTTTGTCCACAATTCCTAAATTCAAAGACTTACAATGGGGCCATCAGGAGGATGCTGAGGAGTTTTTGACTCATTTATTAGATCAGTTACACGAAGAATTAATATTCGCCATTGATGGTTTAACCGACAAcgaaattcaaaacatgTTGCAAAGCATCAATGATGAacaattgaagattttcttcatcagaaaCTTATCGCGTTATGGCAAGGCGGAATTCATTAAGAATGCAAGTCCCAGATTAAAGGAATTGATAGAGAAATATGGCATGATTAGTGACGACTCTACCGAAGAGAACGGTTGGCATGAAGTTAGCGGTACTAGCAAAAGAGGTAAAAAGACCAAGACTGCGGCCAAGAGAACTGTGGAGATTGTTCCGTCACCAATTTCGAAATTGTTTGGTGGCCAATTTAGATCCGTACTAGATATAccaaacaacaaagaatCTCAATCAATTACACTGGATCCATTCCAAACAATCCAATTGGATATTTCAGACTCCAGCGTGAATGATCTGGAAACtgcattcaaaaaatttagcGAATACGAACTATTACSATTCAAATCCTCTTCGGGCAATGATGTCGAAGCCAAGAAGCAAACATTTATCGACAAATTACCCCAGGTTCTTTTGATCCAGTTTAAACGGTTTTCATTCATAAACAACGTGGATAAAGATAACGCAATGACAAACTATAATGCATACAATGGACGTATCGAGAAGATaaggaagaaaatcaaatatGGCCATGAATTAATTATTCCTGAAGAATCAATGTCTTCTATAACGTTGAAGAGCCACGCCTCAGGCATCGCCGATAGAAATTATAAACTAACTGGTGTGATTTATCACCACGGCGTAAGCTCCGATGGCGGCCATTACACGGCAGATGTTTATCACAGTGAGCATAATAAGTGGTACAGAATTGACGATGtaaatattattgaacTGGAAGACGATGATGTTTTGAAGGGTGGTGAGGAAGCTTCTGATTCAAGAACTGCCTATATTTTAATgtatcaaaagaaaaattaa
- a CDS encoding 2-aminoadipate transaminase has protein sequence MANKEINFFKGHPSSRLLPRDEVVRATAAVLGPETREYDNDPYNRHPLTYGSDEGALWVREQICGFLNDQVFKFEGGAPARTQPDYLNLDNGASYGMLNILLQTTLPHNGYTRQAFIITPTYFLINDCFTDAGFNGKLTAINEKGHDSIDFESLLAALDHHEAAAEASGGSTAIIQGSKLTKKIYKYVMYCIPTFANPTGNTYSSETRHRLIDIARKYDMLVITDDVYDILDYTTPADQLPSPPLRMVHLDRVTAAPGEDSFGNTVSNATFSKLIAPGLRFGYHESINANLARQLSKGGANVSGGTPSQLNSMIVGELLRSGAAQRCIAYLRSVYSERAAVLTAALEKYMPPGTEIPPLNGGYFSWITLPPAYDAKEIAGVLAQKHNVILASGSNFEVVGDEKNWGQSSFRLSISFLEPDQIEKGIELFGAVCKDHAVANNIAM, from the coding sequence ATGGCTAACAAAGagatcaattttttcaagggaCACCCAAGCTCGAGGCTGCTGCCTCGAGATGAGGTGGTTCGGGCGACCGCGGCCGTGCTGGGTCCGGAGACCCGAGAGTACGATAACGACCCCTATAATAGGCATCCGCTGACGTACGGGTCGGACGAAGGTGCTCTGTGGGTGCGGGAGCAGATCTGCGGGTTCTTGAATGACCAGGTGTTCAAGTTTGAGGGCGGGGCCCCCGCCAGGACGCAGCCAGACTACTTGAATCTGGATAACGGCGCCTCGTACGGCATGCTGAACATTCTTTTACAGACGACGTTGCCGCACAACGGGTATACCAGGCAGGCGTTCATCATCACCCCGACGTACTTCTTGATCAACGACTGCTTCACGGATGCCGGGTTCAACGGCAAGCTGACCGCGATCAACGAGAAGGGCCACGACTCGATCGATTTCGAGTCGTTGCTGGCCGCGCTGGACCACCACGAGGCGGCTGCCGAGGCCAGTGGCGGCTCGACCGCGATCATCCAGGGCTCGAAGCTCACCAAGAAGATCTACAAGTACGTCATGTACTGCATTCCAACGTTTGCGAACCCGACGGGCAACACGTACTCGTCCGAGACCAGACACAGACTCATCGACATTGCCCGGAAGTACGACATGCTGGTCATCACCGATGACGTGTACGACATCCTGGACTATACCACGCCCGCCGACCAACTGCCCTCGCCACCTCTGAGAATGGTGCATCTCGACAGGGTCACGGCGGCTCCGGGCGAGGACTCGTTCGGTAACACGGTCTCCAACGCGACGTTTTCCAAGCTGATTGCGCCCGGGCTCAGGTTCGGCTACCACGAGTCGATCAACGCGAACCTTGCCAGACAGTTGTCTAAGGGTGGCGCCAACGTCTCCGGCGGTACGCCCTCACAGTTGAACTCGATGATCGTGGGCGAGCTGCTGCGTAGCGGTGCCGCCCAGAGATGCATCGCGTACTTAAGATCTGTCTATTCCGAGAGAGCCGCAGTGCTGACCGCGGCGCTCGAGAAGTACATGCCGCCGGGCACGGAGATCCCTCCCTTGAACGGCGGCTACTTCAGCTGGATCACCTTGCCACCGGCCTACGATGCCAAGGAAATCGCCGGTGTTCTGGCGCAGAAGCACAACGTTATCCTGGCCAGCGGCTCGAACTTCGAGGTCGTCGGCGACGAGAAGAACTGGGGCCAGTCCTCGTTCAGGCTGTCTATCAGCTTCCTCGAGCCGGACCAGATCGAAAAGGGCATCGAGTTGTTCGGCGCCGTTTGCAAAGATCATGCCGTGGCCAATAATATAGCTATGTAA
- the PET122 gene encoding Pet122p, whose protein sequence is MLSITRRLMGTDVRSRLLLSSLNGDMPGALLLLRQQQQASMDVELLHTVLARATALAHVETIAYVWYHHVQPRRLAVEGRLLCDMAGVALHQDKLFLPAQFLQHHQTMGLGRGTSASASAEAQAVEFELRRVKVEAFARGTMHSTALSEKWKVFLQEMDTLPGQPPLRLRDFPQLARAVGVAAQLQQPQEQAAALALFGRQPLVVKNEWSLPLLLSAVLWHVPGPAQARRVLAEFRQCYRGLPLTDAEVVIKRRGFEIDT, encoded by the coding sequence ATGCTGAGTATTACGAGAAGACTGATGGGCACCGACGTGCGCTCGCGGCTCCTGCTGAGCAGTCTCAACGGAGACATGCCGGGTgcgctgctgctgctgcgcCAGCAGCAGCAGGCCAGCATGGACGTGGAGCTGCTACACACGGTGCTGGCGCGGGCGACGGCGCTAGCACACGTCGAAACCATAGCGTACGTGTGGTACCACCACGTGCAGCCGCGGCGGCTGGCGGTGGAGGGCCGCCTGCTGTGCGACATGGCGGGCGTGGCACTGCACCAGGACAAGCTGTTCCTGCCGGCGCAGTTCCTGCAGCACCACCAGACGATGGGGCTAGGCCGTGGCACCAGCGCCAGCGCCAGTGCTGAGGCCCAGGCGGTGGAGTTCGAGCTCCGCAGGGTCAAAGTGGAGGCCTTTGCGCGCGGAACTATGCACTCCACGGCGCTTAGCGAGAAGTGGAAGGTGTTCTTGCAGGAGATGGACACGCTGCCGGGGCAGCCGCCACTGCGGCTGCGGGACTTCCCGCAGTTGGCCAGGGCGGTGGGCGTAGCCGCCCAGCTACAGCAGCCGCAGGAGCAGGCAGCCGCGCTGGCGCTGTTTGGGCGGCAACCGCTGGTCGTGAAGAACGAATGGTCGCTGCCGCTACTGTTGAGCGCGGTCCTGTGGCATGTGCCCGGCCCAGCGCAGGCGCGACGCGTTCTAGCGGAGTTTCGGCAGTGTTATCGCGGGCTGCCGCTGACGGATGCCGAGGTGGTGATAAAGAGAAGAGGATTCGAGATTGATACTTGA